The following proteins are co-located in the Mus pahari chromosome 14, PAHARI_EIJ_v1.1, whole genome shotgun sequence genome:
- the Ormdl3 gene encoding ORM1-like protein 3: protein MNVGTAHSEVNPNTRVMNSRGIWLSYVLAIGLLHVVLLSIPFVSVPVVWTLTNLIHNLGMYIFLHTVKGTPFETPDQGKARLLTHWEQMDYGVQFTASRKFLTITPIVLYFLTSFYTKYDQVHFILNTVSLMSVLIPKLPQLHGVRIFGINKY, encoded by the exons ATGAATGTGGGCACAGCACACAGCGAGGTGAACCCCAACACGCGGGTGATGAACAGCCGCGGCATCTGGCTCTCGTACGTGCTGGCCATCGGACTCCTGCATGTCGTGCTGTTGAGCATCCCCTTCGTGAGCGTCCCTGTCGTCTGGACCCTCACCAACCTTATCCACAACCTG GGCATGTACATCTTTCTGCACACCGTGAAAGGGACACCCTTCGAGACTCCAGACCAGGGCAAAGCAAGGTTGCTGACCCACTGGGAACAGATGGACTACGGGGTCCAGTTCACAGCCTCTAGGAAGTTCTTAACCATCACGCCTATTGTGCT gtACTTCCTCACCAGCTTCTACACCAAGTATGACCAAGTCCATTTCATACTCAACACCGTGTCCTTGATGAGCGTGCTCATTCCCAAGCTGCCCCAGCTCCATGGAGTCCGGATCTTTGGAATCAATAAGTACTGA